One Candidatus Binatia bacterium DNA window includes the following coding sequences:
- the ispF gene encoding 2-C-methyl-D-erythritol 2,4-cyclodiphosphate synthase, with protein sequence MPSGKADTVPFRIGHGFDIHRMVEGRPLRLGGVEIPFPRGLLGHSDGDVLLHAVCDALLGAAGEGDIGAHFPDTDERYRGAPSEALLETVVSKVRSKGWVVAQCDATIYAEQPRLAPYLPAMRRRLAERLGTDALEVKAKSFEGLGPVGRGEAVAATAVVLLVAGSL encoded by the coding sequence ATGCCCTCGGGGAAGGCAGACACGGTACCGTTTCGAATCGGTCACGGCTTCGACATCCACCGGATGGTGGAAGGACGGCCACTTCGGCTCGGCGGGGTGGAGATCCCGTTCCCCCGGGGGCTCCTGGGTCACTCCGACGGTGACGTCCTTCTCCACGCGGTCTGCGACGCGCTCCTGGGTGCCGCCGGCGAGGGCGACATCGGAGCCCACTTCCCCGACACGGACGAGCGGTACCGGGGCGCGCCCAGCGAAGCGTTGCTCGAAACCGTGGTGTCGAAGGTCCGCTCGAAGGGCTGGGTGGTGGCGCAGTGCGACGCCACGATCTACGCCGAGCAGCCCCGCCTGGCCCCTTATCTCCCCGCCATGCGTCGGCGTCTGGCCGAGCGGCTCGGGACCGACGCCCTCGAGGTCAAGGCGAAAAGTTTCGAGGGCCTGGGTCCCGTCGGAAGGGGCGAAGCCGTAGCCGCGACTGCCGTCGTGCTCCTGGTCGCGGGCTCACTTTAG
- the spoVR gene encoding stage V sporulation protein R encodes MGRSYDLRDLEYWDARIREKVEEFGLRCFPQEFEICDHHEMLAYMAYSGMPSHYPHWSYGKAYEKLKTLYDYGVRGLPYEMVINSNPTLAYLMRDNSLCLQILTIAHVYGHNDFFRNNFNFRTTRPEFTLSTFKAHADRVRAYMEDPSIGAQAVEAVLDAAHALALQCRRNLAVRKRTEEEIREDLRERSRPRTDPFRSIHKPPEFEEPDLRKVPPEPDEDLLLFLRDHNPYLAEWEKDLLTIVHEEAQYFIPQIETKIMNEGWATYWHKQILDSLELPQDLHLEYLVRHNQVVQPHPGGINPYHLGLAIWNDIRRRYDDPEFRREHGGRTGLEEMFATREADRDASFLRRHLTPELIRELDLFEYSPKGEDLVVSAVGNEEGWRQVKETLIRNVGMGTVPVIKVHDADFHGNRTLLLVHWHDGRDLLLEYAERTLEFVYRLWQREVVLETMIEGRRTHLIYNDRGFASRTLK; translated from the coding sequence GTGGGACGCTCGTACGACCTGCGCGACCTCGAATACTGGGACGCGCGAATCCGGGAAAAGGTGGAAGAGTTCGGACTCCGGTGCTTTCCGCAGGAGTTCGAGATCTGCGATCACCACGAAATGCTGGCTTACATGGCCTACTCCGGCATGCCTTCGCACTATCCGCACTGGTCGTACGGGAAGGCCTACGAGAAGCTCAAGACGCTCTACGACTACGGCGTCCGCGGCCTGCCCTACGAAATGGTCATCAATTCGAACCCCACGCTGGCCTACCTCATGCGAGACAACTCGCTCTGCCTCCAGATCCTCACGATCGCGCACGTGTACGGACACAACGACTTTTTCCGGAACAATTTCAACTTTCGGACCACCCGACCCGAGTTCACGTTGAGCACCTTCAAGGCTCACGCGGATCGGGTGAGGGCTTACATGGAAGACCCGAGCATCGGAGCCCAGGCGGTCGAGGCCGTCCTGGACGCGGCTCACGCTCTCGCCCTGCAGTGTCGGCGGAACCTGGCGGTCCGCAAACGAACGGAAGAGGAAATCCGCGAAGACCTGCGCGAACGGTCGCGCCCGCGGACGGACCCCTTCCGCTCCATCCACAAACCCCCGGAGTTCGAAGAACCGGACCTACGAAAAGTCCCTCCCGAACCCGACGAGGACCTCTTGCTTTTCCTGCGCGACCACAACCCTTACCTGGCCGAATGGGAAAAAGACCTTCTCACGATCGTCCACGAAGAAGCCCAGTACTTCATCCCCCAGATCGAGACGAAAATCATGAACGAAGGCTGGGCGACGTACTGGCACAAGCAGATCCTGGACAGTCTCGAGCTACCCCAGGATCTGCACCTGGAGTACCTGGTCCGCCACAACCAGGTGGTACAACCTCATCCCGGCGGTATCAACCCGTACCACCTGGGCCTCGCCATCTGGAACGACATCCGGCGGCGTTACGACGATCCGGAGTTCCGCCGCGAGCACGGTGGTCGAACGGGCCTCGAGGAAATGTTCGCTACCAGGGAAGCGGACCGCGACGCGTCTTTTTTGCGACGCCACCTCACGCCCGAACTCATCCGCGAACTCGACCTGTTCGAGTACAGTCCCAAGGGGGAGGATCTCGTCGTCAGCGCCGTGGGGAACGAAGAGGGCTGGCGGCAGGTGAAAGAAACCTTGATCCGCAACGTGGGGATGGGCACCGTGCCGGTGATCAAGGTCCACGACGCCGACTTCCACGGGAACCGCACCCTGCTGCTGGTCCACTGGCACGACGGCCGTGACCTGCTGCTCGAATACGCGGAACGGACGCTGGAGTTCGTCTACCGGCTCTGGCAACGGGAAGTCGTCCTCGAGACGATGATCGAGGGACGCCGCACGCACCTGATCTACAACGATCGAGGATTCGCTTCGCGGACGCTAAAGTGA